TCCAAAGAAAAAGCCCAGCGGAAGAGGACTCCGGAAAAGTGACTATCTCGGAAGACCAGGGTAGAGCTCCCGGGAGAAAAAGACGAAGATCCCCGGCCCCGGATCGCCATCCCCTTCCCTGGCACCAGCTTCTCTAGGCTGCGCGAAGGAAGAGGGTACGACGCCGGGGAGGGACTGGGTGCGCGGGCATGAAGTTGGAGGTGTTCGTCCCTCGCGCGGCCCACGGGGACAAGCAGGGCAGTGACCTGGAGGGCGCGGGCGGCAGCGACGCGCCGTCCCCGCTGTCGGCGGCGGGAGACGACTCCCTGGGCTCAGATGGGGACTGCGCGGCCAACAGCCCGGCCGCGGGCGGCGGCGCCAGAGATCCGCCGGGCGACGGCGAACAGAGTGCGGGAGGCGGGCCGGGCGCGGAGGAGGCGATCCcggcagcagctgctgcagcgGTGGTGGCGGAGGGCGCGGAGGCCGGGGCGGCGGGGCCAGGCGCGGGCGGCGCGGGGAGCGGCGAGGGTGCACGCAGCAAGCCATATACGCGGCGGCCCAAGCCCCCCTACTCGTACATCGCGCTCATCGCCATGGCCATCCGCGACTCGGCGGGCGGGCGCTTGACGCTGGCGGAGATCAACGAGTACCTCATGGGCAAGTTCCCCTTTTTCCGCGGCAGCTACACGGGCTGGCGCAACTCCGTGCGCCACAACCTTTCGCTCAACGACTGCTTCGTCAAGGTGCTGCGCGACCCCTCCCGGCCCTGGGGCAAGGACAACTACTGGATGCTCAACCCCAACAGCGAGTACACCTTCGCCGACGGGGTCTTCCGCCGCCGCCGCAAGCGCCTCAGCCACCGCGCGCCGGTCCCCGCGCCCGGGCTGCGGCCCGAGGAGGCCCCGGGCCtccccgccgccccgccgcccgCGCCTGCCGCCCCGGCCTCGCCCCGCATGCGCTCGCCCGCCCGCCAGGAGGAGCGCGCCAGCCCCGCGGGCAAGTTCTCCAGCTCCTTCGCCATCGACAGCATCCTCAGCAAGCCCTTCCGCAGCCGCCGCCTCAGGGACACGGCCCCCGGGACGACGCTTCAGTGGGGCGCTGCGCCCTGCCCGCCGCTGCCCGCGTTCCCCGCGCTCCTCCCCGCGGCGCCCGGCAGGGCCCTGCTGCCGCTCTGCGCGTACGGCGCGGGCGAGCCGGCGCTGCTGGGCGCGCGCGGGGCCGAGGTGCCACCGACCGCGCCGCCCCTCCTGCTTGCACCTCTCTCGGCAGCGGCCCCCGCCAAGCCACTCCGAGGCCCGGCGGCCGGCGGCGCGCACCTGTACTGCCCCCTGCGGCTGCCCGCAGCCCTGCAGGCGGCCTCAGTC
This DNA window, taken from Pan paniscus chromosome 5, NHGRI_mPanPan1-v2.0_pri, whole genome shotgun sequence, encodes the following:
- the FOXQ1 gene encoding forkhead box protein Q1, with amino-acid sequence MKLEVFVPRAAHGDKQGSDLEGAGGSDAPSPLSAAGDDSLGSDGDCAANSPAAGGGARDPPGDGEQSAGGGPGAEEAIPAAAAAAVVAEGAEAGAAGPGAGGAGSGEGARSKPYTRRPKPPYSYIALIAMAIRDSAGGRLTLAEINEYLMGKFPFFRGSYTGWRNSVRHNLSLNDCFVKVLRDPSRPWGKDNYWMLNPNSEYTFADGVFRRRRKRLSHRAPVPAPGLRPEEAPGLPAAPPPAPAAPASPRMRSPARQEERASPAGKFSSSFAIDSILSKPFRSRRLRDTAPGTTLQWGAAPCPPLPAFPALLPAAPGRALLPLCAYGAGEPALLGARGAEVPPTAPPLLLAPLSAAAPAKPLRGPAAGGAHLYCPLRLPAALQAASVRRPGPHLPYPVETLLA